From Mya arenaria isolate MELC-2E11 chromosome 12, ASM2691426v1, the proteins below share one genomic window:
- the LOC128211896 gene encoding uncharacterized protein LOC128211896, with protein MWKYTLIFVGLVTVGLGQSLEPSSCTWHETNLKIIERLAVLETKQKFLEETISRQQHFIDDLINIVMKQWGSWSEWSACAFKCSGNDVDNGRTQTRTRLLMEDNVAMQNETERRPCNAVQYAGCEASTGPDDQYGVAYDYRDQMAQATCTALLDTGSTHVYAVRRACSNMTVPCAEVCSSLSLTCFNSLHVYNIGTPLPWGVTGKHNGRMYRYNSCAGSFCGPNFCCCRE; from the exons ATGTGGAAGTATACGTTGATATTCGTAGGACTTGTAACAGTCGGGCTTGGCCAAAGTTTGGAACCGAGCTCGTGTACGTGGCACGAGACAAACTTGAAG ATTATTGAACGACTAGCTGTCCTTGAAACGAAGCAGAAATTCCTTGAAGAGACAATATCCAGACAACAACATTTCATCGATG ATTTGATTAACATTGTTATGAAACAATGGGGATCTTGGTCAGAGTGGAGCGCATGCGCATTCAAGTGTAGTGGAAATGACGTAGATAATGGGCGCACCCAAACCAGAACGAGGTTACTTATGGAAGACAATGTCGCCATGCAAAATGAAACCGAGCGACGGCCGTGTAACGCTGTGCAATATGCAG GATGTGAGGCGTCGACCGGTCCGGACGACCAGTACGGTGTTGCCTATGACTACCGTGACCAGATGGCTCAGGCAACATGTACCGCGTTATTAGACACCGGCAGTACTCATGTGTACGCCGTTAGGCGCGCATGCTCCAACATGACCGTGCCGTGTGCAGAAGTCTGCTCAAGTCTAAG CTTAACTTGTTTCAACTCCTTACATGTGTACAATATCGGAACTCCGCTACCATGGGGCGTTACTGGAAAGCATAATGGCCGGATGTACCGTTACAACAGCTGTGCGGGATCATTTTGTGGACCGAACTTCTGCTGCTGCCGCGAATAA